In Ruminiclostridium josui JCM 17888, the genomic window CAGTTACGGTAGGTACATTGCCAAATTTAAACCAGTTAATGTTAAATAGATATCCGCTGCCTCCGATAAATTTCAGGTATAAATCGTGTTTGCCGCTTGCTCCGCTGACATTACAGGTTACATCAGACCAGGTCTGCCAATCACCTGTTCCCGGAACGGGACAAGTTCCTACCAGGGGACCGTCAATACTGTCAAGTCTGATTTCAATGTTTCCTCCGCTGGTAGCGCTTGCTACCCTTGCCTGAAAGCTTTGGGCACCTTCTCCGAAATCAATATTGCTATAAACAGCAAAGTCTTCATTTTCAATAAATCCAACATTCAGTCCGCCTTCACTACAGTCTTCTGTCTGAATACCAGACTGGCTACTAAAGCTTTCTGCTTCTATTTTTGAATAAGCAGAAGTAGGCTCCGGTGGATTTATAGGACCATAATCTGTAAATCCTACAGCAGATGCCATTTGTGAAAAATTCCATAAACTTGGTTTCCATACGCTCCAATCGTGGCCTCTTCCCTGAATAAGAAAATATGTATAAGGTATACTGTATTTCTTGCAGTTATTAACAATTGATTCGCTGAAAGATGTATTATCATTAGTGCCTATACAGAGAAACAGAAGCTTCGTTAACTGTTTTGTTGCTGTAGGGTCCGGAAACATATTAACATTTGTTATAGAAGCAGGCCCTCCTGCCGAAAAACCACCTATATATGCAAACTGATCCAGATTTGTCAGACCAAAATTCATAGATTGTGCACCACCCAGAGAAAGACCGGCAAGTGCTCTGTGAAGACGGTCTGTATAAACCGAATAGTTTGACTCAACATATGGAATAAGGCTTTTGAGTAAATCGTTTTTGAAATTTGCATAACCATCAGATATTCCTACACCTGTTGCATTGGCATTTGGCATTACTACAATAAATGGCTTGATGCTACCAGCTGCAATGAGGTTATCAAGGATAACATTGGCTGAACCGCTGTTGTACCAATCGTCTTCATTTCCACCGTATCCGTGTAACAAATAAAGAACACTGTACTTATTAGTTTTTGAATATCCTGGAGGCAGATAAATTCTTGCTCTTCTCTGGCTATTTGTAGCTGAAGATTGATAATTAAAATAACTTACCTGCCCATGGGGAATATTATTTTGTATAGTATCAAATCCCGTTGGTGGCAATGTTGGAAGTGTGGCTGCTGATGTTTTAATTGTAATAATATTCATGAAATTTATAAGAAATAAGGCTGTTAATAAAACGCTTATAAACTTTTTCATCATTCCTAATCTCCTTATTTAATTTTTTTGTTATTGTTCTAAGAGGTATTTCTTCAGCAGTGAATAATCAATTGCATTAACCTCTCCATTTCCATCCAAATCAGCCAATTCCATATTTTCTGTTGTATCTAATCCCAATAGATATTTTTTAAGTAATAGTAAATCTATTGCATCTATTTGTCCGTCGTTATTTATGTCTCCGGGTTTCCCAGTTACAATAGGCGCATTGCTGAATTTGAACCAGTTAATGTTAAACAGATATCCGCTGCCCCCGATAAATTTCAGGTATAAATCATGTTTGCCACTTGCTCCGCTGACATTGCAAGTTACATCAGACCAGGTCTGCCAATCACCTGTTCCTTGAACGGGACAAGTTCCTACCAGGGGACCGTCAATACTGTCAAGTCTGATTTCAATATTTCCCCCGCTAGTAGCGCTTGCTACTCGTGCCTGAAAGCTTTGGGCACCTTCTCCGAAATCAATATTGCTATAAACAGTAAAGTCTTCATTTTCAATAAATCCAACATCCAGTCCACCTTCACTGCAAGTTTCAGTTTGTACTCCGTATTGGCCGCTGAACTCTTCTGCTTCTATTTGTGAAAATGCAGATTTAGGAATATCAATACTTGGCTTGCCCCAGAGTTCAAGTTCATAAATTCTGGCACCGCCGGAGTTATCCTGAGTGGCTGTATTAATATATAGGCGGACATATCTTGTACTAAAAGTCGGAACATTTCTATCTGTTATATTTTCTTGATTCCCATAAACAGCATCAACATCAGACCAAGTAAACCCGTCATCACTTTTCTGAAGAGTAAAATCCCTGGTATTATATCTAATTGCTTCAGCGACGCCGGCATGTTTCACAACCCAACGGCTGATGTCATACTTTGCGCCAAGATCAACTTGCAGCCATTCACCGCTCATACCCTTATCATGACACCATTTGGAAGTAGCTGAACCATCTACAGCTTTTCCGCCCTCTTCACTGGGATTTGCACCTGAAGCAGTGGTAGTCTTATTCAAAGCTACATTTGTCAGGACTGTATTGGGTTCTACCAATTGTAATGATTCATTCAACTGATAAGAGTATCCTTTCTTGGTGGGGAAACTTATGGTTTTGTTACCGTAACGTACGTTACATACATTCCCTGAATTTGATTTAATAGTAGCACTCTTTAAAACACCATTTTCCCAATTCATATTTGTAACAGTGAAATTTCCACGGGCACAAAGGCCATTGGCATGTCCCGTTGACCACTGGCTTGGCAAAGCCGGCAAAAGTTGAATTTCATTATTATGACTTTGTAAAAGCATTTCTGCTATTCCTGAAGTAAATCCGAAGTTTCCGTCTATCTGGAAAGGAGGATGTGCATCCCACAAGTTATCATAGAGTCGCCCGTTTTTATTAACAGGTGAAATAAGCAGTTTAACAAGATTGTATGCATGGGCTCCGTCCTCCAGCCTTGCCCAGCAATTTAACTTCCACGCTTCAGACCAGCCTGTCCCTTCATCTCCACGAGCATTTAAGGATTTAATTACTGCATTGGCAATAGAAGGTGTTTTCCGTTTGCTTATTTCAAATCCCGGGAATAAGTCGTAGGCAAAGGAAATATGGCGGTTTTTTTCTGTCTGGCTATCCCAGTCATAAGCCCATTCTTGCAATTGTCCCCAACTTCCAATCGTATTAGGTTTAATCTGTGAAAACTTTGATTGGAGGGTGGAACGAAATGTAGAATCGACATTAAGTATCTTCGATGCCTGAATTACATCCTTGAAAAGTTCCCGGCTGATTCCATTGTCCATTGTTACTCCATAGCTGTTGTATGCACCTTGTCCTCCACTGTTTCCCGGGAGTGTAACTTCAGGTGAAGTACTCGGACAGATAACCTGATAATTTTGTCCGTTAATACTTTTGGACTGCATTAGTGTTTGCAAAAAATCTGCTGCACCCCTTATTACTGGATATATTTCATTTAAATATTCAGTATCCTGATTAAAGTTGTATGCATCATACAGCATGTTAGAAATCCAACCAGCACCTGTTGGCCAGAACCCCCATTCACCATCAATAGGAGCTGTTCTGTTCCATAAATCGGTGTTGTGGTGTAATACCCATCCGTTTGATATGTTGTAATGAACACGGGCAGTTTCATTGCCGGGAGCCTGAAGTTCTTTAGCCTTTTCAACGAATGGCTCAAAACACTCCGCTAGATTTGTAGTAAAGGCAGGCCAGTAATTCATTTCATAGTTTATATTAGTGGTCATCTTACATCCCCATGCAGGATTACGGAATTTATTCCATATTCCCTGAAGATTCATTGGCTGTGAATCCCGGGAGGCACATATCATTAAATATCTTCCATATTGGAAAAGTACCTTTACCAGTTTCGGGTCATTTGTGCTGCTAAATTCAGATATACGTTGTCCCATAGGTTTACTGTTTTCGCTGTCACTGCCGCCTAAATCAACGTCCACCCGTTTGAACAAGTTCTGATAGTCTGCAACATGACTGTTATATAAGGTATCATATGATTTTGCCGAAGCCTTTGTAATATCCGTAGTGGCTTTTCCTTTCTCATCTCCGTTACAAGTTTTGTAATCAACAAAATTTGTACGGATAGAGGTAAGAATAACTACTGAATCTGCATTTGTAACTGATATTTGGTTGTTATTAGCAGAGACTGAACCATTTGTATTAATAATTTTGGAACGTGTTGAAAACCAAACCGCATATGGAATACCATTGTCAGAATCCCCGTGCCCATTCATTACTAAGGTGTCATTACCTGAGGTAGAAACGGTATACTGGCCGGTAAGTGAAGATTCATATTCAGCAGTGAGAGATATTGAGCCCGGCGAACTACAAGATATTTTTGTTACCATTACCTGGTCAGGATAGCTTACAAATGACTCTCTGTGATAATTTTTCCCATTATATGTATAATCACTTGAAACAACCCCTGTATTCATGTCTAGCTGTCTTGAGTAATTAGAAACAGAATTGTGTCCAAATGAAAGTTTTAAATTCCCGATTGATTGATACTTTGCTTCCCCGCCACCTATCATGCTATTAGCAATAGTGGTACTACCATTTTTATATTGGCCAGCAAACAATTGGTCCTGGGCAGTTTTTAATGAATTTGCTGCTCCGGCTCTATTATTGTTGCCAGGACCGCTGCTCCAAAAAGTAGCCTCGTTCAAATCAATTCGCTCATCAGGATAGTTCCCGTAAACCATTGCACCAATACGCCCGTTTCCAAGGGGTAATGCCTTGTAAAATGATTCATTATTATCGTACGGGTTGCCTGAAAAGTTACTTCCCGCCATGGTGTTGTAAAATAATTTTAAGTCGTTATCCTGAAGAGAAGTCTCTTCTGTTTCAACGGTGTCTTGAGAAGCAGCCAGTGATTTATATCCACAAAACTGCAAATTTCCACTTGTAATTAACACCCCTGCCAAGATAGCAGCACCGAATCTCCTGATAATTTTCATATTAATCTTCATGAAGTCCCTCCTTTATAGCGATATGATTTTCATTTCCACAACACCTTATAGCCTTCTTTCTCCATATAAAATAACTCAGAATACAAAACACAGGCTGGTTATTAATGTATTCCAGCCCATGCTTTATATTTTTAAGAATAAATTCAGGAGTTGTTATTAAATGTAATTTTCACTGTTTGAACTTGTCTCTATTAACAAAGGTTCCATGCTCTTTACCATTTCAGCGCCTGAATCATTTTTTCTGCATAGCGCTTACCCAAAGTAACTGTTGAATCATGTCCGAAGTGAAGACGATATTGTGTATCAGAAGGATCTACAACTAACCCGTCAGCTGAAACTACATAGCAATTTGAAATCAAGGAAGGAAGTTGATTTACCAGTGTATTGTGTCCTGCACATGGACCACTGTAAAGCAGTTCACCTGCAATGAATGGAACATTTCCTAGATTCAAATCTGTTCTTAGGTCATTAACCAGTGTTTTTACTTTTCCCGGCCAGCTGCTATCACCACTATTTGATTCACCTTGATGGAAAATAATTCCTTCAATTACTCCACCTTTTTGCTGAGCAAGTTTTGCACGATTTATAATCCAATTATATTTTGTTCCTCCTGATTTCATAAAAGTCTCAATCTTTTCACCGCTTATAGCACATGGTATAAGACCGATAGTATCACCGGAGGGAACCTTTTGTATCATTGTCTTTCCGAACCAGTCTCCAGGTCCAACGGCATCAAGCCATGATGCATGAAGAGGGGGACATGCCACATCCCATTGGTCTGTTACCCTGCCCAGTGCTGCGTTGTTATCATAACCAAGTACAAGTACTCTAGGATCTTCTACCTTATCAGAAGCCTGTGCTGCAGCATATCCAGCCATATTGGACTGTCCAAGCAATAAGAAACAATGGAATTTAGGAGTTGCAGGTTCAGTAGAATCATCTCCTGGGAATTCAATTATAATACCCAGCAAATACTGCTTCATAAGTGCAAAATCAATTGCGTTAATTTCACCGTTAGCATCTAAATCCGCAAGCTTTGTATTTTCTATTGTTCCAGAGCCAAGAATATACTTTTTCAACTCAAGTAAGTCAATTGCATCTATTTGTCCGTCAGAATTTATATCTCCCAATTTGCCTGTACTAACAGGTGTATTATTAAATTTAAACCAATTGAGGTTGATTAAGTATCCGCTGCCTCCAACATATTTCAGGTATACGTCATGTTCCCCACTTACACCGCTAACAGTACATTTTGCATCTTGGAAAACCTGCCATCCGCCTGTTCCGTTAACTTCACAAGTTCCAATCAAGGTTCCGTTTGCACTGTCAAGTCTTATTTCAATTTTACCTCCGCTAGTGGCACTTGATGCCCTTGCCTGGAATTCGGTGGCACCGCTTCCGAAATCTATGCTCTTGTATACACAATAATCTCCATTTTCGGTATAACCTACAGCCTCGGTTCCTTCATCACATGTAACATTCTGGATTCCAGACTGAGTATTCCAGCTTTCTGCCTCTATTCTTTCAAAAGCTGATCTTGGAGTAACTGGGGTATCAGGTTTTCCATCGTAGTTTCTGATTAAACCAAGATCCCATATAATCTGCTGGTATTCACCTGACATATTAGTAGTTCCTTGAATAAGGAAATCAACCTTGTTTATATCGTTTATTTCAAGCTTCTGATTATATCCTGCACGTATAAGTTCACCGTGTGATACGTTAGTTGTCCATTTATCAGCATTGTATTTTGTAAGATTGCTTCTTGTTGCCCATTTATTGTTGACAAGAGTCCATGGACC contains:
- a CDS encoding carbohydrate-binding protein, whose amino-acid sequence is MMKKFISVLLTALFLINFMNIITIKTSAATLPTLPPTGFDTIQNNIPHGQVSYFNYQSSATNSQRRARIYLPPGYSKTNKYSVLYLLHGYGGNEDDWYNSGSANVILDNLIAAGSIKPFIVVMPNANATGVGISDGYANFKNDLLKSLIPYVESNYSVYTDRLHRALAGLSLGGAQSMNFGLTNLDQFAYIGGFSAGGPASITNVNMFPDPTATKQLTKLLFLCIGTNDNTSFSESIVNNCKKYSIPYTYFLIQGRGHDWSVWKPSLWNFSQMASAVGFTDYGPINPPEPTSAYSKIEAESFSSQSGIQTEDCSEGGLNVGFIENEDFAVYSNIDFGEGAQSFQARVASATSGGNIEIRLDSIDGPLVGTCPVPGTGDWQTWSDVTCNVSGASGKHDLYLKFIGGSGYLFNINWFKFGNVPTVTGTPGDINNDGQIDAIDLLLLKKYLLGLEAIENTELADLDSNGEVNAIDFSMLKKYLLGTI
- a CDS encoding glycosyl hydrolase family 95 catalytic domain-containing protein — encoded protein: MKINMKIIRRFGAAILAGVLITSGNLQFCGYKSLAASQDTVETEETSLQDNDLKLFYNTMAGSNFSGNPYDNNESFYKALPLGNGRIGAMVYGNYPDERIDLNEATFWSSGPGNNNRAGAANSLKTAQDQLFAGQYKNGSTTIANSMIGGGEAKYQSIGNLKLSFGHNSVSNYSRQLDMNTGVVSSDYTYNGKNYHRESFVSYPDQVMVTKISCSSPGSISLTAEYESSLTGQYTVSTSGNDTLVMNGHGDSDNGIPYAVWFSTRSKIINTNGSVSANNNQISVTNADSVVILTSIRTNFVDYKTCNGDEKGKATTDITKASAKSYDTLYNSHVADYQNLFKRVDVDLGGSDSENSKPMGQRISEFSSTNDPKLVKVLFQYGRYLMICASRDSQPMNLQGIWNKFRNPAWGCKMTTNINYEMNYWPAFTTNLAECFEPFVEKAKELQAPGNETARVHYNISNGWVLHHNTDLWNRTAPIDGEWGFWPTGAGWISNMLYDAYNFNQDTEYLNEIYPVIRGAADFLQTLMQSKSINGQNYQVICPSTSPEVTLPGNSGGQGAYNSYGVTMDNGISRELFKDVIQASKILNVDSTFRSTLQSKFSQIKPNTIGSWGQLQEWAYDWDSQTEKNRHISFAYDLFPGFEISKRKTPSIANAVIKSLNARGDEGTGWSEAWKLNCWARLEDGAHAYNLVKLLISPVNKNGRLYDNLWDAHPPFQIDGNFGFTSGIAEMLLQSHNNEIQLLPALPSQWSTGHANGLCARGNFTVTNMNWENGVLKSATIKSNSGNVCNVRYGNKTISFPTKKGYSYQLNESLQLVEPNTVLTNVALNKTTTASGANPSEEGGKAVDGSATSKWCHDKGMSGEWLQVDLGAKYDISRWVVKHAGVAEAIRYNTRDFTLQKSDDGFTWSDVDAVYGNQENITDRNVPTFSTRYVRLYINTATQDNSGGARIYELELWGKPSIDIPKSAFSQIEAEEFSGQYGVQTETCSEGGLDVGFIENEDFTVYSNIDFGEGAQSFQARVASATSGGNIEIRLDSIDGPLVGTCPVQGTGDWQTWSDVTCNVSGASGKHDLYLKFIGGSGYLFNINWFKFSNAPIVTGKPGDINNDGQIDAIDLLLLKKYLLGLDTTENMELADLDGNGEVNAIDYSLLKKYLLEQ
- a CDS encoding non-reducing end alpha-L-arabinofuranosidase family hydrolase, with translation MKHLFKKGFSMIFCLFLIFASASVVNAAANPNPSWSVDERVIFHNQCSPYDYYAAKDPTIVYYNGKYLVYYTGANKSGGWQMCFTSASTIEGLKTAPRTYLSKIGESYFCAPELFYFEPQKLWYLVYQDGTYGAAYATTTTPDDPNSWSGPKSFGISGNMGWDYYVICDDQYAYMYNTPSDGSGKLYMRKTTLANFPNKGWSTPTVACSNVFEGAAVYKSLADNQYYLLVEAMIDGRSYELFTSSSAGGPWTLVNNKWATRSNLTKYNADKWTTNVSHGELIRAGYNQKLEINDINKVDFLIQGTTNMSGEYQQIIWDLGLIRNYDGKPDTPVTPRSAFERIEAESWNTQSGIQNVTCDEGTEAVGYTENGDYCVYKSIDFGSGATEFQARASSATSGGKIEIRLDSANGTLIGTCEVNGTGGWQVFQDAKCTVSGVSGEHDVYLKYVGGSGYLINLNWFKFNNTPVSTGKLGDINSDGQIDAIDLLELKKYILGSGTIENTKLADLDANGEINAIDFALMKQYLLGIIIEFPGDDSTEPATPKFHCFLLLGQSNMAGYAAAQASDKVEDPRVLVLGYDNNAALGRVTDQWDVACPPLHASWLDAVGPGDWFGKTMIQKVPSGDTIGLIPCAISGEKIETFMKSGGTKYNWIINRAKLAQQKGGVIEGIIFHQGESNSGDSSWPGKVKTLVNDLRTDLNLGNVPFIAGELLYSGPCAGHNTLVNQLPSLISNCYVVSADGLVVDPSDTQYRLHFGHDSTVTLGKRYAEKMIQALKW